The segment AGATGCTCTGGATGGCTTTGCAAAGATTACCAATCACGGTAATTGGACGGGGCGAAACGGTCAACATTAATAACACTGCCCCGTCCTTGTTAGTAGTTATCGTTGGCAAAGCCTCTAGCAACCACTCTTTGTGGGGCCACCGAAGTTGATTTTGGGTGAACGCCTGTAGAAGTCTGATGATGGTCGCGGCTTGAGCTTGATCGGGCAGTGACACTGGGCAAACCGGTCCATGGGCTCGAACAAGGGCCTCTACGCCTTTGTCGAAATCCTATAAGGGCGGAAGTCTCGCGATTGTACGTCTGAATGGTAAGACAGAAGGATTCAGTTCGTCAATTTTCCAGAGGTTTTCGGGACCAGGACCAATTTCTGTATCTGTATTATTAGGATACCCAGTTTCTGCCATGTGAGTAATCACATAGGATCAATATCAACTGCAGATCTCCCAATATTCAACTGACGAATGGAGTTTGAATGAATCATGTACGTGGAACTGCGACTTCCTCCGTTCGGGTCCCTCTGTACGACTGCGCAGCTCTTCTCAGGAAGTGAACTCACCTCAAGATCCGAAGAACGTCCCATATGGTCCGCCGCTGACGAGAAACTAGGCACTACGGTTCAATAGAAGCTCTGGCACCTTGTTCTCATTCGGCTCAAGGCTGATTTCTCATCGCGAGATATCAGAAGAGGTGAGTAGAGTCCGGACGATGCATGGGAGGTCTAAGAAACGAGAAAAAAGTAACTCGGCTGACCTAGTATCGCCATAGCTATGAGTTCGTAGATGTCTATGCACCTTTTTGCTGGCCTTTGTCAGAAAGTCCGTATTGCGACGATCGGCGAAAATGATGATAGGGGTCAAAATAGACCTCGCCAAGCTCTGCCTGTTGTTTCTGGCCGTGTGTTGGACGTACGGACGGGAACCGCCAATATCCATTTTGAGGACGTGCAAATATCCAAATATAGAACGCCATGATTCAAAAAAATTACTTGAGCCGCAAACGCATGTATATGATCGACCGTACTGGATGGAAATCTTAGTTACTCGAGACCAATGTCTAGTGAAAGACTGCCTAGGACTTTCAGCCCCAATAACTGGCATCATTGCCCTTGTTGATCGGATCCAACCCTTTCCACAAGATACTCGCCGTGCTCCAAGCTTTTGCGATCCTTAAGCCCGTGAGTCCGTCATGAATCCAGCTGCCGACCAGGACCTTCTGCTGTGTTCAGCCCTCCCCAATGATTCGGATTGTAAGAACGAATATCTCTTACCGCAATCTatccaagaagaaggaggcttCTTGCAAAGTCCATCGCTGAGTCATTCCCTTCCATCTGCATCTCAGCCTGGGATTCTTCAAGATAGCTGGCATCCGACCTCAGCTCAGGCTGATCACGCCTTCGATGGATGGTTCGAAAGAGATTGGGTGTTGTTTCCGGATACACCAGATTCAGTTGAGCAACCTGACGATATAATGGAGATCTCAGTTGTCCTCAGCAGTTACGGTTCCTCAGAAGAGGCCCAGTTTAGAGTAGATCGGCACGTGCAGCAGACATTGGAGCAAAGGCATCTCGTGGCCCAGAGTGGCAAGAACAAGCGCCCAGCAAATGCATTCATCCTCTATCGTATAGCCTTTCAATGTATGGCTGAGGAGTTTTATAGCACCAAATGTCAACAGCTTGTGTCAAGAATATGTGGGAAGAGCTGGCAACTTGAATCGGACGATGTAAAAGCGTGGTTTCAACAACAGGCCACGATCCAGAAGGCGAACTATACGCAGGCTTTTGAGCATGCGTGAAGGAGTGGCTTGAAACTTAGATGTATTTAACagttttccttcttctgagcTTCTATGGTGGAGTATAGTATGGCCTTTTCGAAGGGGgaggaaaaagcaaataTTTGCATCAGAACCGAAAGCTACAGTGCCCTTGGAGGAAACTTGTATCCAGAAACATGGAAAGCAACTCAACAAAGCGCGGACACTAtaatacaatacaatacaattTATTACGCCCGGCGGCTTATTTTGGCCGATAGGGCACTAGTCACTAATTCGTACGTACATTGCCTAGTTTTCGTCCTCGCCTCCCCGAGCCCATGCTGTGCTACACGTTGCTCAATCTGTGTCCGCATTTCCTAAAGCCCAGACTGTACCTTGCTTTTCACCATATGAATTGAAATAGGTCTCCTCAAGCCCATAATGCGCCTGTTCCTCGATTGTGCTTTTTCCTTCTACCCTATTGCTCCCTGCGTTTTCCCGTGGTTTACTAGCATAGCCAGCGAACTAGCTTGAAGGCTATTCTTCAAGTGTTCAACGTCCTATCTACGGCGGCTGAAGCGACGTCCGCTTTTATAAGACGGGGTGTTTGGTGTTTAGTGTAAGTAGGTTAGTAAGAGTAAGTAGGTGTGATTCTTGCAATCTGGTTTCAGTATTGTGTGTCGAGTCGGCCTGTGGCCATTGCAAATCGTATAGTTGCATGGACTGCCTGCATGTTTGGCGTCCACTTTGCGTCATCTGATGGTGACTTTCCTCCTAGGTAGAACGAGAGGTTCCCTCTCAATGTCTCCGTGCACTGCAACATTTTAGTCCTATGCGCTGTCCATTTCGTGCATCGAAAGAGAAAGTGCTCTACTGTCTCTATCGCTTGCCCGCATGCGCATTGCTGTGATGCTGCTACGCTGATCCGGAAGAGGTACCCGTTCAGCCTGGCCATGCCTGTCCTAAGCTGTGATAGTACACTGGCTTCTCTCCGCGACAAGCCATCATAGAGCAGTCGGGTGTGCTTGCCTGGGAGCGCAGCATCAACCTTCTTCGAAAATTTCCCAACATTATCTGGTAGCCGTTTGCTTGCACACTGACTCGATCGGGCTATGTTCAGGGTCGTCGATCGCATTCGGGGAAACTTCTGAGCCGGGACGGCATCGTCGCGGCTCGCACTTCGCGCCTCTTTCTTAGCCATCTCCAGTGGGGTGCGGGTCCAGCGTCAGTAGTCCATCATTATAATTTTGTCAAACATGCCCGGGGCCCCATAGGGacacgggtacccgtggcTCCAAAATTTtcacgggtacccgtgggcATTATGTAAGCGTCGATGGCTAACACTACGAAACTACAACGAGAAACGGCTATGGGTTTGTGCAGACCGGATTGATGCGGAGGGATCGCGGCCAGATTGGTATACGAAATGGCCTTATGAGGCCGTTCTCCCGGGTGTAACAAATTCTACTACCACTACGGCTATAGAGCTGAATACAAtgcctgctgctccttaCTATCTTCCTCACATGCTCTCCATATCTCCCCTGGCCCTCGTCTGCTCGAGAAAGGTGCGACTACTATCTCATCGGCTACTTTGACATCGAGACGATCGTTCTCTGACTTGTCCCAGTCAAGataggccatcatctcttctttggtccaTTCCCTAGAGCCTGTTGGCGTCTCACAGCACCTAGTCATATGCTTCCAGTCGAGGCACCAGTCGTAATCGGCTTTACTATATTGTAAAGGTAGACCCATCGCCTTACGATACCGCTGGTCGGTCTTGGTGCTGCCAGGCGGCTGCGCCTTGTACCAatcttctcttgctgcagTATATCTCTGGTAGATAGCTCGTGGGTCATCATACCGCAGTACCGGTGTTACCGCTACCGCTTCCACCGATGATTCTATCGCTGCCAGGCCTTTAGTTGTCGCTGGCAACAACGCGATTGTGGAAGTCTCGGCTACTGTTGGCGGATTAGACATGGCTGTCAACGTTGGTGTTGCTACCGGCACATCTGTTGCTGCCCGTTGTGAAATCTCTGTGTGCCGCAAAGGGCATGACTTTGAACTCATTCTATGACCTGTTGCGTGGCATTTGCTGCATGTTGGCTGCGCTCTGGGTTGTATAGCTGCCTCAACTACCTCGAACGCACTAGGCTCCCGCCGAATGCTCGACTGTGGCTTGGCTGAATTATTATCTGCTCGATCAATGTGCTGACGAGgctcaagcagcagctgaggGCTCCCGGGGCGACTAAGATGCCAGTGTCTGTGGAAGTGCTCCAGACGAAGGGGCTGATCCTGCTCTTGTAGGGTCTTGAGCATATGGACACAAGGGAGACCGTGAGATCTAGAGAATGCGCCGGTACAAGCACGTAGGTCTTCTTTCAAGAGCAGTTTCCGCTGCTCTTCGACCTTGCGTAAAGCCTCGTGAGATACCCAGCCATGTACAGCACTATAGAGAACTCCAGAGAGCTCAATCGGCACACGTGATTGCTGTTTGGCTTGGTTGTATCGTAGCTCAGCTAGTTGATTGAGCAATGCATGTTTCACGGCCCTCCAAGCCTCGAAAAGGTCTAGTGTAGATTTCTTCAGGTGGCTCTTCAGGAGAGCGTGGATACCTTCGACCCGCGAGGTTACTACGTTGCCAAAATGAGGGTATTGGTCCACCCAAGCCTTAACGAGCTTTTCCTTGTAGAGATCAAGCCAGTTGGTCTTGATATACCCAACCTCTTCCAAATATTGCGGCAGGTAGCGCTCTTCCAACCCCTTGACGCGCTGATCGAAGGTCTCCTCGTCTGCTGATCTTACAATCGAATGCCAGCAATTGAAAAACTCGTTCCAATCGTTGAGACTCTCGCGGCGAGCCTCCAGCCCCTGGTCATGGCGTGTAAAGGTCGGCTGGCAGTAGCGGAGGACTGCCTTGTTAGCATGCCAGAGGCATAAAAGCGAAATTGCAGTAGGAAAGCAGCGAGCGACAGCATTCATACAAGCGAGGCACCGATCCGTGAGGATGACAGACGGGAGGGCTGCTCCGCAAAGCTCGTACATTGATCGAAGTCGGTCCAAAGCCCAGGTATAatcctcctcgctctcgccACTCAAGAATGCAAAGGCGATACAGAAAGATCGCTGGCAGGCATCCACCccgatgatatcgaggagCGGCATTCCATATTTATTCGTCTTGTACGTGCAATCCAAGAAGAGCAGGTCTGGATAAGCCTTCAGGTACGCCAATGACTCCGGGTGGGCGAATAATACTGCTGTAACTCGGTCATGTGAATCGAGCTGCATCCGGTTCCAGAACCCTTCCTTATCCAACTGGTTGGCAAAGGCGTGTATAGTGCTTTGACCCTCACATAGCTCGCGTTTGCTGTCTGCAATGCGGTTATAGATGTCTTGCTGGGTTGCAATGGTGTTTGATTTCTGGCGGATATAAGTTCTAATATCCTTTGGCGCTACCCCGGCATTTGTGAGACCACTGATCGTCGTTTTATCATTGTCGGACAATGTGCGATGTGTTGGATGAGCAGACTGGTGCCAGGTTGGCTCATGATTATGAATGGCGAATCGGCTATCTGGACGGTGCCTTAAAGTCCATGTGGTCTTGTCAAGGCTCTGCTTTGCAAGCACAGAAAACTGGCAGCTTGTGCCTCGGGTGCTTGTCTTCCGTCTTCGTTCTATTGATGCATCTGGAGGGCGACAGGCTCGATCGCAAGTGAACGTAACCGTAAGCCTCCCGGTCTTCTCTTTGTGGGACCTTCCAGTAACAAAGGCATAGCCCCGTGGTGCTGCCCAGTTATTAATCGCCTTGAATACGGCATCTCGGGATGTGTACTCGCATTCAGGAGGGAGACAGTCCTCTGGAAAACGAGCAGCCGTTCCGCTCGACCCCATTTTCCACCATGCTGCGGACGAATATCTGAAAGTAGCGTAAAGACTGTAGAGAAATTTGAAGCAGACACGCGACTTGTTCGCGTTAACCGTCGACGCTTACATAATgcccacgggtacccgtgaAAATTTTGGAGCCACGAGTACCCGTGTCCCTATGGGGCCCCAACATGCCCAAAATGGACTAACCGTGGCGCATGATGGTGTGTGTCACTGGAGCTGCTGTGACCCCTGCCCTCTCCAATCACTAACACCATTCGGATGGATGCCTTAGCATTTGGGCAATCATTAGCTTGTCCCATGGTCGCTCACTATTTAAAGGGTCAGCCTCAATTACTCTAGTCTGGTCCTAGCCATAGCTTATATTCAATAACGGTCGCCAACGCACATCCTACACTACTACCGGGATAGTTCATTACTATATCACATGTGATAAGTAAATAAAACACTCGTTTTGGAATACATGGCGCGATACCATTTGTTCGTGACATAAACTACAACAAATAAATATATGGCCTTATGTAGAAGCAGAAATTTATCAAGGCCTCAGCCTTCGAGAGACCTCGACGTATGGAGGCTACCGGCCTTCTTATGTATAACCTCCCATAACGACCTGCGCCGCGACTTCTGCTCTTCCTTCGATTCGCCAACTTGCGTGACTGACAAAGACTGGTGTCAGATGTTCAGGTGGAAAAACTTTTATTGTGTCTGTGCTCTCTTGTACTCGAAGGACCTTTTAGATCTTATATCCTTGCGCTATGAACTCAAGGCTAACAAAATCGAAGACGACGCATTGACGTAGAATCACGTGAGCGGCTGAAGTGAGCAAATTGGTTCTTTGCATTCGCACTCAAGATTCGACCTATGCTGAAGAAAGTTCGTTGGTCGATCTTATTTGAGTCGACATCAGGATGTTACCGCATTCAGCATATGAGCAGCGAGAGGCCATCAACAGCCAGTTCCACGACAACACTGACATCCACCAGGGAAACGTCCAAGGAAATGTTTACTACAGCCTGCCCCACCCGCCGGCCCCTGCCGAAGTCGGCCGCGTCATTCCGTATCCCCGCAACGAGGATTTGGTCCATCGACTAGGTCTCATCGACAGACTAGATGAGCTTTTACCGCAATCGGTAGGATCGCGCAGCTCTGCCCTGTGGGGCTTAGGGGGATCTGGGTAGGTCCCCAGTTTTGGAACGCTACGATGTCGCGAGACGGCTAACGGAGGAACGAACTAAGCAAGACACAGATCGCGCTAGACTACGCGTACCGACGATGCGATACCGATGACAAATGCTGCGTCTTCTGGGTGCATGCCGACAATGAAGCGACTTTCACATCCGATTATAAGACGATCGGGAAGAAGCTTGGGGTTGACGAGCGGCTTGACGGGTCGGACCTGCTAGATGCGGTATGCAGCGCAATTGAAGCTCGATCGAAATGGGTGATGGTCGTCGACAACGCTGACGACCTGAGGCTGTTCGGAGTGGGCCAACAAGcaaatgatgaagagatgaacGATACTCTATACAAATATGTCCCTCACGGATCGCAAGGGACGGTACTATGGACGAGTCGAGACGCGCATATTGTCGGCACGCTTGTTGGATCGCCTCGCGGTATTGCAGTGCGTTCTATGACGATGGATGAGGCGGCGACGCTTCTCGCGAGGAGAAGGGGTGATTCGTCGACGGTGGAGAGGGAGGCAGGAGTAGACGCATTGTTGGAAGAGCTGCACTGCCTGCCGTTGGCAATCTCGCAAGCTGGCGCCTATATGCGGCGTATGTCAATGACGGCCGAGCAATACTTAGGTTTCCTTAGGCAAGGTAAGACCCGATGGGATATGCTAAAGGCTAGCGACGCTGCCCGACATCGACGGCCGGAGGTGTCGAACAGTATGCTCGAGACGTCGAGGATCTCGACGAAGCGGATCCGAGCAGAAAGCGAGATGTCGTACCGGATGTTGCATGTGGTTGCATATGTTGACAGTCAGGATATACCGTACGAGCTGATAGCGGCAGTTGCTGATCGATGCGACAATGACAAGGAGGACTCAGTGAAACAGGCCACGGAGATTGAGGTTCTAGAAGCCATCACGCGACTGAAAGAGTTTTCTTTCCTTAGCCTGCGTCAGACAGAGCAAGGCGAGCGAAGGTATGAGATGCACAAGCTCGTGCAAGAGGCCTTGCGATATGGGCTGAGAGTACGTGGCACAATTGAGAAAATCCTGGGCGAGACACTGAGTACCGAGAACGAGTCGGAAAACAGTGAAGCATACTATGCTGGCACAACTCTGCAGATTGTAGATGGCCTCTTCCCACCATCAGAACCGAGTTCATGGGCACGATGCGAGCAGTACATGAAACATGCTATACGAGTGGGGGAGTGGGCGGAGGTGAGCAGGATGGAGGTTAAGGCAGCGACTCTGCTTCAGAGAGTATCGTATTTTCTGTACGATCGAGGGCGGTGGAGAGAGAGGGAACCAGTGGATAGTCGTGCATGGGTTCTCCGACGGAAGGTGCTTGGGGAGAAGCATCCCGATACGATCAGGAGCATGGCGGACCTCGCGGCGACGTACCATGCGCAGGGCCGACatgacgaggacgaagagATCGCGGTCAAGGTACTAGAACTCCGACGAGAGGTTCTTGGGGAGAAACACCTCGATACGATCAGGAGCATGGCAGCTCTCGCAACGACGTACCATGAGCAAGGTCGATATGTCGAGGCTGAAGGCATTGATCAAGAAGTACTGGATCTCCGACGAGAGTTGCTTGGGGAGAAGCATCCGGATACGATTAGGAGCCTGGCGGACCTTGCGACGACGTACCATCAGCAGGGCCGAtatgatgaagctcttcagctcCATCAAACCGCCTTGGGCCTTCGCCGCCATGTGCTTGTAGAAAACCATCCGGATACGATGCAGAGCGTGGCATACCTCGCCTCCATACGCGAGGCGTTACAACAGCTACCGTCGCTTGTATAGCCAGTCTAGTCTTTGGCGGTCACGCAAGTTTACGAATCGGAGGGAGAAGGAAAGCTGCACGGGAAGCTCGGGCGTTTTTGCAAATGGAGATCCCACAAGAGTAAAGGCTTTGATTGATCTCTGTTTCTATTCAAGGGCCTACATCTGCCGTGGCGTATACCAAACTAGCTGCCATAGTAATCAACAAGTATTTTGTGTGTTCATGAACAGGGTGCATATATATAATCGTTGGGTAAACATAGCTTCTGGTCAGAATTAGACACCGGAATGAATGAAGTTGGTCGTCAGACGGGGCGGTTAATGCCCGAGTTTCCAGGCATTTTTGTGCTGTTAGTGCTGGGGAAGGGCAGGGATCGTATTGGGGCCGATGGTATATTGTGCATGCGCCATGATTAGTCCATTTTTGGCTATTCTCAGTAAATTTACAATGACAGATGGTTGACGCTGAACTCGCATCCCACTGTAGTGTGCGCGGCCATCAAGATGTGGACTGATCTACATACCCTTCCGACAACCAACCCGCTCCGAAGCTCTACATCTCGCATTCGAAAGTTCAGAAGATATAATCGGTCGCCATTCTACGAGGTAGCAGTGGCACTCAATGAGATCCCGATGGAAGAACTAGAAACGATCAACCCTTTCACGTTGGCACCCTGGGTAGAACGGGTGCAGACTATAGTAGATGATGGGGATAGTTTAGGGACAACACAAACAGATCTAGGATGGGCGGTACGGGCAGCAGTGAGCAGTTCGGCGCGGAATGGGGTAGTCGGAGTCGGCGGGGCCATCGAGATCCCTGCCTCGGTGCGAGGAGGACCGAAGCTTGAGCGCTTTTCCTTCACGCTCGGCATGACGGAGCAGAACCCATTTTCCGGACAACTAGCAGCGATGGCTTACGTGTTGAGACACTTACCCGACCTTGAGTATCGAAGCGTGGCACTATTGGCGAGCAACAAAGCTGCCGTGCTTACGATCCGAAACCCTCGCCAGCAGTCCGGCCAAGAATATGTTGGATGCATATATGATTCTATTAACTCGTTAAAAGTCAAGCGGAATGTAGCGGCTGTCGTATGGATACCCACCAGTGCTGAACACAGGCTCTTGAAGATGGCTAAGAAAGAAGCGCGAGCTGCAAGCCGAGAAGGTGTCGCCCCGGCCCGGAAGTTTCCCAGGATGCGATCGACGACCTTGAACATAGCTCAATCAGGTGAGCATACTAGGAAACAGCTACCAGATAACGTCGGGAGGTTTTCAAAGAAGGTCGATGCTGCGCTCCCAGGCAAGCACACCCGACTGCTCTATGATGGCTTGTCGCGGAGAGAAGCCAGTGTACTATCACAGCTTAGGACAGGCATGGCCAGGCTGAACGGGTACCTCTTCCGGATCAGCGTAGCAGCATCACAGCAATGCGCATGCGGGCAAGCGATAGAGACAGTAGAGCACTTTCTCTTTCGATGCACGAAATGGACAGCGCATAGGACTAAAATGTTGCAGTGCACGGAGACATTGAGAGGGAACCTCTCGTTCTACCTAGGAGGAAAGTCACCATCAGATGACGCAAAGTGGACGCCAAACATGCAGGCAGTCCATGCAACTATACGATTTGCAATGGCCACAGGCCGACTCGACACACAATACTGAAACCAGATTGCAAGAATCACACCTACTTACTCTTACTAACCTACTTACACTAAACACCAAACACCCCGTCTTATAAAAGCGGACGTCGCTTCAGCCGCCGTAGATAGGACGTTGAACACTTGAAGAATAGCCTTCAAGCTAGTTCGCTGGCTATGCTAGTAAACCACGGGAAAACGCAGGGAGCAATAGGGTAGAAGGAAAAAGCACAATCGAGGAACAGGCGCATTATGGGCTTGAGGAGACCTATTTCAATTCATATGGTGAAAAGCAAGGTACAGTCTGGGCTTTAGGAAATGCGGACACAGATTGAGCAACGTGTAGCACAGCATGGGCTCGGGGAGGCGAGGACGAAAACTAGGCAATGTACGTACGAATTAGTGACTAGTGCCCTATCGGCCAAAATAAGCCGCCGGGCGTAATAaattgtattgtattgtattgtataCAACAATCGCTTCACAGAAATGCAAATATATCTGACATGAAGAGTGAATTCTCTTTTGGACCACTTTGCTTCCATAAAATTCAACCATCCCATGTGAAATCACAAGCAGAAATAGTAAAACGGCTCTATTTGTTGAGTCATCCAAGATTTGTGGTGCTTTGCTCGCCCACTTATGGAATTCCTCGATTACTAGTTAGAGGTTTCGAGATTCTTCGGACTCGCGTCTAGATGCATGATAAAATCGTGAGAGGGTGTGTGATAATTCTTTAGGTGATGCGGCAAGGACAAACCGTGTCGCTTCTTTCGTGAGATGTGAACAGGGATGCATGTGGTACAGTTCACTGATTCCGAACAAACTCTGGCAGCCAACCTGAGAGTGCGCTATGGACATGAGTTTTCCCTCGTGACTTGTTGTATCGGTATTCGAAAGGCTGTCGTGAGCATTAGAACATTATAGTAGCTTTAGCTGGAACGGCATTCATCAATTATATCTGTACCCATCCTTCTGGTCTTTTATCTTTTACCTTTTATCTCTcgaaataaaaagaataatgATATATTTGTAACTTAAACCGCCATAGCGCTCGTCTATAGTCCTTATTAACGTATTGTCAGACTCGGTGTATCTTGTCTGACTTTTGGTAAAGTCGAATTGGTTGAATCCTGAACCTAGAAGCTTGGATGTCCATGATGTCGAGCTATAACTTCAAGACCA is part of the Fusarium oxysporum Fo47 chromosome VII, complete sequence genome and harbors:
- a CDS encoding Tetratricopeptide repeat-domain-containing protein — encoded protein: MVVDNADDLRLFGVGQQANDEEMNDTLYKYVPHGSQGTVLWTSRDAHIVGTLVGSPRGIAVRSMTMDEAATLLARRRGDSSTVEREAGVDALLEELHCLPLAISQAGAYMRRMSMTAEQYLGFLRQGKTRWDMLKASDAARHRRPEVSNSMLETSRISTKRIRAESEMSYRMLHVVAYVDSQDIPYELIAAVADRCDNDKEDSVKQATEIEVLEAITRLKEFSFLSLRQTEQGERRYEMHKLVQEALRYGLRVRGTIEKILGETLSTENESENSEAYYAGTTLQIVDGLFPPSEPSSWARCEQYMKHAIRVGEWAEVSRMEVKAATLLQRVSYFLYDRGRWREREPVDSRAWVLRRKVLGEKHPDTIRSMADLAATYHAQGRHDEDEEIAVKVLELRREVLGEKHLDTIRSMAALATTYHEQGRYVEAEGIDQEVLDLRRELLGEKHPDTIRSLADLATTYHQQGRYDEALQLHQTALGLRRHVLVENHPDTMQSVAYLASIREALQQLPSLV